A region of the Vanrija pseudolonga chromosome 2, complete sequence genome:
ctGCCAGCTCGGTCTCGGTCGCGCTGCACCCGCTCCTGATGGCCGATACCAGCGggagcggcgccggcgagaagaacgagaagaaggcgatGCGCGACCGGTACAAGACGATGGCGCCCAAGTTCTCGACTGTGCGTGCGAACGCTTCgatcgtcgaggaggcgcaaAAGGTCATCGAGAAGACCAagcccgcgctcgcgacggccgctATCAGCAATCCGtacgctgctggcgcgcagGCATCGGCACcaggcgcgccgccaaccGAGGTGGATGCAGGCGGACCGTCCGCGCGAGGCCGCAAGTCGCGCAAGATGCAGTTCTCGGCGCCGGGACGATATGTGCGCCAGGGCGACCAGCTGCGTAACGAGATCAAGTTGGAAGAGCTCAAGCAGCGCATCGCGGCGCAGTCGGTCAAGGCGGGCCTGGACTCTGAGTTTGATGTCGTCCAGCGCAGCTTGaagcgcgcgcagccgcccgCTGTCGAGTGGTGGGACGAGGCCATCCTGCCCAAAGGCGCGACGTACGACGATatcgacaaggccgacgactATTTCCGGACTTCGGAGGACTCGCTCATCACTCATCTGGTCCAGCACCCGATCGCAATTGCTGCGCCAAGTGACCGCAAGCAGCCTGAGCGTGGGCTCATGCTTACGAAGAAGGAGCAGAAGAAGATgcgtcgacagcggcgtTTGGCAGAGCTGCAAGACAAGCGCGATAGGCAAAAGATGGGCCTTATCCCGCCAGACCCACCAAAGGGTAAGTGGGGACGGGTGTTGTTTGTTACAATGCTGACATTCTCAGTCCGCCTAGCAAACCTCATGAAGGTGCTCACATCCGACGCGGTGCAAGACCCGACCAAGGTCGAAGCCAAGgtccgccgcgaggtcgcgaTGCGACAGTTCCGACACGAGAAGGACAACGAGGGCCGCAAGCTCACAAAAGAGCAACGACACGAGAAGGAGTACGAGAAGCTCGCGCAGAAGGAGCGCAACGACGGGCTCTACGCGTCGGTCTACATTGTCAAGTACCTCACCAACGGACGGCACAAGTTCAAGGTGCGCGAGACGGCCAAGAACGACCTGCTGTCAGGCATCTGCGTCTTCCATCCCAACTTTGCGCTCGTTATCGTCGAAGGCGTGCAGAACAAGATCAGGCACTACCGCCAGCTCATGCTGCACCGAATCGACTGGACCGAGGAGGCTCGGCCacacggcgaggccgacgatgactcggacgacagcgacgacgaggagaagaagaagaagaaggccgagggcgaggaggagggcccGGACATGAGCGAGAACAAGTGCGAGCTCATCTGGGAGGGCGAAATCCCCGAGCGTACCTTCAAGATCTTCCGAGCCAGACACGCCGAGACAGACGGCGCGGGCAAGGACTGGCTCACGCAGAAGTATGAGGGCATGTGGGACTTGGCCAAGCGGTGGACGTGGCAGGGCGAAGATTTGTAGGCGGGTGGTACCAGGGACCGCCGGGCTGCTGCCTGAGGCGATGGGCAGCTTGTAGACAGAGCGCAACCACAACAGCAGACCATATCATTCTGTAGATTGCATGTGAGGCAAGATGACCTCGGAAGTCCGATCGGAGAGAGACGTGCGCGATGCTATGTACGATCCCGACTGAGCCTCGTCTCATATCTCCTCAACCCCATCAtcctcaccccaccccatCAGCGACCCTGCCGCCACGATatccctcctccctctcgcCTACCGCCGTGAGCAGTTCGCAAACACCAGGGTCCGCCATCCCGgagtcgccgccctcggccatCCCCGCGGGGCCAGGCTGCACGTGACGTCACAGCCCAAGTCCGACGTCGCGGAGTGGGGGTCGTGTtggtcgtgtcgtgtcggtAACGATGCGGTGGGGGGCACTGTGGTGGTAAGCGCGCGTGTACTTGCCCCAGCGAGCCAGGCGGTGGAGTATTtatcggcgcgctcgacatcCTTCTGTCCACTATAGCAACATCATGTTTCGCGTACGAACGACGAACACCATcacccgccgctgccgggtcgcggcgccggcaccgcgcgcgctcgcgcggtaccacgacgacgcga
Encoded here:
- the prp3 gene encoding U4/U5/U6 small nuclear ribonucleoprotein prp3, producing the protein MSGRRPADGQPAGQPPAKKPAFDINSIRAQLAAKKAEVEARLAGASSGSASPAPPAAATPAPPVKPAAPAPRKDSSSAPGPAALPPRATVDPAIAAQIAAAKARIDALQNKKAEKANPYLSGVASSSAPAPAPKPAPAAASSVSVALHPLLMADTSGSGAGEKNEKKAMRDRYKTMAPKFSTVRANASIVEEAQKVIEKTKPALATAAISNPYAAGAQASAPGAPPTEVDAGGPSARGRKSRKMQFSAPGRYVRQGDQLRNEIKLEELKQRIAAQSVKAGLDSEFDVVQRSLKRAQPPAVEWWDEAILPKGATYDDIDKADDYFRTSEDSLITHLVQHPIAIAAPSDRKQPERGLMLTKKEQKKMRRQRRLAELQDKRDRQKMGLIPPDPPKVRLANLMKVLTSDAVQDPTKVEAKVRREVAMRQFRHEKDNEGRKLTKEQRHEKEYEKLAQKERNDGLYASVYIVKYLTNGRHKFKVRETAKNDLLSGICVFHPNFALVIVEGVQNKIRHYRQLMLHRIDWTEEARPHGEADDDSDDSDDEEKKKKKAEGEEEGPDMSENKCELIWEGEIPERTFKIFRARHAETDGAGKDWLTQKYEGMWDLAKRWTWQGEDL